In Peromyscus maniculatus bairdii isolate BWxNUB_F1_BW_parent chromosome 21, HU_Pman_BW_mat_3.1, whole genome shotgun sequence, one DNA window encodes the following:
- the Trem2 gene encoding triggering receptor expressed on myeloid cells 2: MGPLHLSLLLLITELSQALNTTVLQGVAGQSLRVSCTYDSLKHWGRRKAWCRQLAEEGPCQRVVSTHSVWLLAFLRKRNGSTVITDDTLAGTVTVTLRNLQADDAGLYQCQSLRGREVDVLQKVLVEVLADPLDDQDAGDLWVPEESESFEGAQVEHSTSRSQSQETSFPLTSILLLLACVLFSKLLTAIVLWAVARGKQKLGSPVASGLDCGHDAGHQLQILTGPRDA, from the exons ATGGGGCCTCTCCACCTGTCTCTCCTGCTGCTGATCACAG aGTTGTCCCAAGCCCTCAACACAACCGTGCTGCAGGGTGTGGCTGGACAGTCCCTGCGGGTATCATGTACTTACGACTCCTTGAAGCACTGGGGGAGACGCAAGGCCTGGTGTCGCCAGCTGGCTGAGGAGGGCCCCTGCCAACGTGTGGTGAGCACACACAGTGTGTGGCTGCTGGCCTTCCTGAGGAAACGGAATGGGAGCACAGTCATCACGGATGACACCCTGGCTGGAACCGTCACTGTCACTCTGAGAAACCTCCAAGCCGATGACGCGGGTCTCTACCAGTGTCAGAGCCTCCGAGGCCGAGAGGTTGATGTCCTCCAGAAGGTCCTGGTGGAGGTGCTGGCAG ACCCTCTAGACGACCAAGATGCTGGAGATCTCTGGGTCCCTGAGGAATCGGAGAGTTTTGAGGGTGCCCAAGTGGAACACAGCACCTCCAG GAGCCAATCACAGGAGACTTCCTTCCCACTCACGTCCATTCTTCTCCTCCTGGCCTGTGTCCTCTTCAGCAAGCTTCTTACAGCCATCGTCCTCTGGGCTGTGGCCAGGGGCAAGCAGAAGCTGGGGTCACCTGTGGCCAGTGGGCTGGACTGCGGACACGATGCTGGGCACCAGCTTCAGATCCTGACGG GACCCAGAGATGCGTGA